The following coding sequences lie in one Candidatus Eremiobacterota bacterium genomic window:
- a CDS encoding adenylyltransferase/cytidyltransferase family protein: MTAASFFGRLLSVDQAAAWREQLRAQNRCVIFTNGCFDLLHAGHVEYLAWARAQGDALIVGLNEDESVRRIKGESRPIVAFAQRATVLMGLRSVDVVVGFGERTPEMLLDRIRPDVHVKSDQYREDELPERSVVLQYGGRIALAPHVARASTTDLIARVLDAYRAHR, from the coding sequence ATGACCGCCGCGAGCTTCTTTGGCCGACTTTTGAGCGTGGATCAGGCAGCCGCGTGGCGCGAGCAGCTCCGCGCGCAGAATCGCTGCGTTATCTTTACCAATGGGTGCTTCGATCTGCTGCATGCGGGCCACGTCGAGTACCTCGCCTGGGCTCGCGCCCAGGGCGACGCGTTGATCGTCGGCCTCAATGAAGACGAGTCGGTGCGGCGCATCAAAGGCGAGTCACGCCCGATCGTCGCGTTTGCGCAGCGCGCAACGGTGCTGATGGGCCTTCGCAGCGTGGACGTGGTCGTTGGGTTCGGCGAGCGCACGCCCGAGATGCTGCTCGACCGGATCCGTCCCGACGTGCACGTCAAAAGCGATCAATACCGCGAAGACGAGCTTCCCGAACGAAGCGTCGTGCTGCAATATGGCGGACGTATCGCGCTTGCACCGCACGTTGCGCGCGCAAGCACGACGGATCTGATCGCTCGCGTCCTCGATGCGTATCGCGCTCACCGCTAA
- the rfaE1 gene encoding D-glycero-beta-D-manno-heptose-7-phosphate kinase, with amino-acid sequence MMALMVPDARTLFERAGNVRILVVGDLMIDEWIWGTVTRISPEAPVPVVAVADHSFTLGGAGNVANNLRALNTGVVFAGVVGDDAFAGQIRELLRNEQVDDSGVFTIADRPTTRKTRIVAHNQQVVRADWESTNPLKAADRRRLSDFVRNRAAHCDAVILSDYAKGLLCREIVEAACEAPLVLADPKPQNIALFAGITCVAPNAAEAATISGIPIVDDESLERAGLRLIELLNCRYAVITRGEHGMALFGRDGERLQIPSVARTVYDVSGAGDTVIAVLGLALAAGAPVEQAMQLANFAAGAVVAKLGTATASPDEILALLDPAI; translated from the coding sequence GTGATGGCGCTCATGGTGCCCGACGCGCGCACTCTTTTCGAGCGCGCCGGGAACGTACGGATTCTGGTGGTCGGCGATCTCATGATCGATGAATGGATATGGGGAACGGTGACGCGGATTTCGCCCGAGGCGCCCGTTCCGGTCGTCGCCGTCGCCGATCATTCGTTTACGCTCGGTGGTGCGGGGAACGTCGCGAATAATCTGCGAGCCCTCAATACAGGCGTGGTCTTCGCCGGGGTGGTCGGCGATGACGCCTTCGCCGGACAGATTCGAGAGCTTCTGCGCAACGAACAGGTCGACGACTCCGGGGTTTTTACGATCGCCGATCGACCGACGACGCGAAAGACGCGTATCGTTGCGCACAACCAGCAGGTCGTGCGTGCCGATTGGGAATCGACGAATCCATTGAAGGCCGCCGATCGCCGGCGTTTGAGCGATTTCGTGCGGAACCGGGCCGCGCACTGCGACGCGGTGATCCTGAGCGATTATGCCAAGGGGTTACTTTGCCGCGAAATCGTCGAAGCCGCATGCGAAGCGCCGCTCGTTCTGGCGGATCCAAAGCCGCAAAACATCGCGCTGTTCGCTGGAATTACCTGCGTCGCTCCCAACGCTGCCGAAGCCGCGACGATCAGTGGCATTCCCATTGTCGACGATGAAAGCTTAGAGCGTGCCGGTTTGCGTTTGATCGAACTGCTAAACTGCCGCTACGCGGTTATTACGCGCGGAGAGCACGGCATGGCGCTCTTCGGACGTGACGGCGAGCGTTTGCAGATTCCGTCGGTGGCTCGCACGGTTTACGATGTGAGCGGCGCCGGCGACACGGTCATCGCAGTACTGGGTCTGGCACTCGCCGCCGGCGCGCCCGTCGAGCAAGCGATGCAGCTAGCGAACTTTGCGGCCGGCGCGGTTGTAGCAAAACTCGGCACGGCGACGGCTTCGCCCGACGAAATTCTCGCATTGCTCGATCCGGCGATATGA
- a CDS encoding SIS domain-containing protein, whose protein sequence is MDRAVNYHAERDFAELLADRKGLLDPPHYREQVEQIVAAIVAALRDGKKVLWCGNGGSAAEAQHMAAELSGRYLRERPGLHSEALSVNSSTLTCVGNDYGYEHVFSRQVEAFAHEGDVVIGMTTSGTSRNVLLALEAAKRRGAVAIAFTGNGGGSVANVADYSLIGPDGYAAIVQEVHQVMAHIVCDLVEQQLIFEGGIR, encoded by the coding sequence TTGGATCGAGCCGTGAACTATCACGCAGAACGCGATTTTGCCGAGCTTCTCGCCGACCGAAAGGGTTTGCTCGACCCGCCGCACTATCGCGAGCAAGTCGAACAAATCGTCGCTGCGATCGTTGCGGCGTTGCGCGACGGCAAAAAAGTGTTGTGGTGTGGAAACGGCGGGAGTGCCGCCGAGGCGCAGCATATGGCCGCCGAGCTTTCCGGACGCTATCTACGGGAGCGGCCGGGACTTCACAGCGAGGCACTCTCGGTAAACTCTTCGACCTTGACGTGCGTCGGAAACGATTATGGTTACGAGCACGTTTTTTCGCGGCAGGTCGAAGCATTCGCTCATGAGGGCGACGTCGTCATCGGCATGACCACGAGCGGAACCTCGCGCAACGTTCTGCTCGCTCTCGAAGCGGCAAAGCGACGGGGCGCCGTCGCGATAGCGTTTACCGGCAACGGGGGCGGCTCGGTTGCGAACGTCGCGGACTACTCGCTGATTGGTCCCGACGGCTATGCCGCAATCGTCCAAGAAGTGCATCAAGTCATGGCGCACATCGTCTGCGATCTTGTCGAGCAGCAGCTCATCTTTGAGGGCGGTATCCGGTGA
- a CDS encoding acetyl-CoA carboxylase, biotin carboxyl carrier protein: protein MNERYAEETQTLRELLEIMHEHDLDSIKVKLGDAVYELSRRQSELVPANVPRAAEDPPEPEAPANVIKLPAPLTGVFYRSSSPDAPPYVEVGDRVQVGDVLCVLEAMKLFNEIQSDAAGKIIRIVPGNGELVSQGEELFWIEP from the coding sequence ATGAACGAACGCTACGCCGAAGAGACGCAGACGTTGCGCGAGCTGCTGGAGATCATGCACGAGCACGACCTCGACTCGATCAAAGTCAAGCTCGGCGATGCGGTCTACGAACTTTCGCGGCGTCAATCGGAGCTCGTGCCCGCGAACGTTCCACGCGCGGCGGAGGACCCTCCGGAACCGGAAGCGCCAGCAAACGTGATCAAACTTCCCGCGCCTCTCACCGGCGTCTTCTACCGCTCTTCGTCGCCCGATGCACCGCCGTACGTCGAGGTCGGCGACCGCGTGCAAGTCGGCGACGTGCTGTGCGTACTCGAGGCGATGAAGCTCTTCAACGAAATTCAAAGCGATGCGGCGGGAAAAATAATCCGCATCGTTCCAGGCAACGGCGAGTTGGTGTCGCAGGGCGAGGAACTCTTTTGGATCGAGCCGTGA
- a CDS encoding histidine--tRNA ligase, protein MPERLRAPRGTADLFPPESARWNAVENRMHAIAARFGYGEIRTPLFESTELFVRGVGDQTDIVTKEMYTFEDRGGRLLTLRPEWTAPVVRAALEHHLFTSDPLRLYYIGPIFRYERPQKGRYRQSHQFGVECFGFRGPEADLEVISLAWDLIRSYDIADAALNINSLGDARCRPRYREALLEHFRPNLAEMSQESRERAQRNPLRLLDSKDPADTPFIESAPLPAAFLCAECQEHFEGLVAYLDRAQIPFTINSRIVRGIDYYERTVFEITSNLLGAQSSVCGGGRYDGLVASLGGPDVPAVGFALGIERFMMILQARGEDRRESRHGIQVVPLDAQARTLLVPVIAELRRRFGVPTFVDYQDRKLLAHLKLADRNRARYAVIVGSEELAAGQFVLRDLEKRSDRRLALAEPRIVAELLEAETR, encoded by the coding sequence ATGCCTGAGAGACTACGGGCGCCGCGCGGTACGGCCGATCTCTTTCCACCCGAGTCGGCGCGATGGAACGCGGTCGAGAATCGCATGCATGCGATTGCAGCGCGATTTGGTTACGGGGAGATTCGAACGCCGCTTTTTGAGTCGACCGAGTTGTTCGTCCGCGGCGTGGGCGACCAGACCGACATCGTAACCAAAGAGATGTATACCTTCGAGGACCGCGGAGGCCGCTTGCTGACGCTTCGGCCTGAATGGACCGCGCCGGTCGTACGCGCGGCGCTCGAGCATCACCTCTTCACGTCGGACCCGCTGCGCCTCTACTACATCGGACCGATTTTCCGCTACGAGCGTCCGCAGAAGGGACGCTATCGCCAGTCTCATCAGTTCGGCGTCGAATGCTTTGGATTTCGCGGCCCGGAAGCCGACCTCGAAGTCATTTCTCTCGCCTGGGACCTGATACGCAGCTACGACATCGCCGATGCGGCCCTCAACATTAACTCGCTTGGGGACGCGCGGTGCCGTCCACGCTATCGCGAAGCGCTGCTCGAACACTTTCGCCCCAACCTCGCAGAAATGAGCCAGGAATCGCGCGAACGAGCTCAACGCAATCCGCTGCGATTGCTCGATAGCAAAGATCCCGCCGATACGCCCTTTATCGAGAGCGCGCCGCTGCCCGCGGCGTTTCTCTGCGCGGAGTGTCAAGAACATTTCGAAGGGCTCGTCGCATATCTCGATCGCGCGCAAATTCCGTTCACCATCAATTCGCGCATCGTGCGCGGAATCGACTACTACGAGCGAACGGTCTTCGAAATCACGTCGAACCTGCTGGGTGCACAGAGCAGCGTTTGCGGCGGCGGCCGATATGATGGATTAGTCGCCTCTCTTGGCGGCCCCGACGTACCGGCTGTTGGCTTTGCGCTTGGCATCGAACGGTTCATGATGATCCTGCAAGCGCGAGGCGAGGATCGGCGCGAATCGCGGCACGGGATTCAAGTCGTGCCCCTCGACGCGCAAGCGCGGACTCTGTTGGTCCCGGTAATCGCCGAGCTCCGGCGGCGATTTGGCGTGCCGACCTTTGTCGACTATCAAGACCGAAAGCTTCTCGCGCACCTCAAGCTTGCCGATCGTAATCGTGCGCGCTATGCCGTCATCGTCGGAAGCGAAGAGCTGGCGGCGGGTCAGTTCGTGCTTCGCGACCTCGAGAAGCGGAGCGATCGCCGTTTGGCGCTGGCCGAACCAAGAATCGTCGCCGAGCTTCTCGAAGCCGAGACGCGATGA
- a CDS encoding VOC family protein, translating into MKESVDFYTAKLGLKLLDGPHHYPGNADMAFVGRDWDAYIELVYDLEAHPSYQLGNRYEHLAVEVDGDLQEYLDELRAKDVSILKEAYKSPSGTRAIAFIQDPNGVPIELLEPRRRANLS; encoded by the coding sequence ATGAAGGAGTCGGTCGACTTCTATACCGCGAAGCTCGGATTGAAACTGCTCGACGGCCCGCATCACTATCCCGGCAACGCCGACATGGCCTTCGTCGGGCGCGACTGGGACGCGTACATCGAGCTCGTCTACGATTTGGAGGCGCACCCTTCGTATCAGCTCGGCAATCGCTACGAACACCTCGCGGTTGAGGTCGACGGCGACCTCCAGGAGTATCTCGACGAACTGCGAGCCAAGGACGTTTCGATCCTCAAAGAGGCTTACAAATCCCCAAGCGGCACGCGCGCAATCGCCTTCATTCAAGATCCCAACGGAGTTCCGATCGAGCTCCTCGAGCCACGCCGGCGAGCCAACCTTTCATAA
- the purH gene encoding bifunctional phosphoribosylaminoimidazolecarboxamide formyltransferase/IMP cyclohydrolase, with product MPNAAPSKAALFSLSDKTGAAELAHALGERQIEIYATGGTRAFLCERGVPARDVEELTGFPALFGGRVKSLHPKVFGAILYDRADSDHRAQAQTYAIPEIVTVAANLYPFEATVARGGTTLQEAIEQIDIGGVALLRAAAKNFEHVAVLTHPSQYLEYRKAIEAGDVPTALRRKLAIAAFERTAEYDVAISHYLATAGEVLPSALPGALALTLPLAKRLRYGTNPQERAAFYLDRSERLPVQLHGKALSYNNLLDLDATLRLLSRAPLGAQFGSERARFVRAGVVKHAVPCGVAQRSNVALAIREALDADPVSAYGGIVATDAPIDRQGAETLCEFFLEIVAAPAFHDDALGMLRTRKNLRVMRFEPSLPDELAHELRLRSALGGVLAENDDPGAPPEEWRVVSRRQPQTQEWHDLAFAWDVVRHVKSNGIVIVNGGTTRGICAGQTNRVSAVQIASQRAGARARGAACASDGFFPFPDGLEAAVEGGCTAIIAPGGSIRDAEVIAAADRRSAALVFSTYRYFLH from the coding sequence TTGCCTAACGCGGCGCCGTCAAAGGCTGCGCTCTTCTCGCTCTCCGACAAGACTGGCGCCGCCGAACTGGCCCACGCGCTCGGTGAACGGCAAATCGAGATATACGCCACCGGCGGAACGCGCGCGTTTCTTTGCGAACGAGGCGTTCCCGCTCGCGACGTGGAGGAGCTGACCGGCTTTCCGGCGCTCTTCGGCGGTCGCGTCAAGTCGCTGCATCCTAAGGTTTTCGGGGCGATTCTCTACGACCGCGCCGATTCCGACCATCGCGCGCAAGCGCAGACATATGCGATTCCCGAGATCGTCACCGTCGCCGCCAATCTCTATCCGTTTGAAGCGACGGTCGCGCGCGGCGGGACGACCTTGCAAGAAGCGATCGAGCAGATTGATATCGGCGGCGTCGCGTTGCTACGCGCTGCGGCGAAAAACTTCGAGCACGTTGCCGTGCTGACCCATCCGTCCCAATATTTGGAGTACCGCAAAGCAATCGAGGCCGGCGACGTGCCGACCGCCCTGCGGCGGAAGCTTGCGATCGCGGCCTTCGAGCGGACGGCCGAATACGACGTAGCGATCTCGCACTACCTCGCAACCGCCGGCGAAGTGTTGCCGAGCGCGCTGCCCGGCGCGCTCGCGTTGACCTTGCCGCTGGCTAAGCGTTTACGCTACGGCACGAATCCCCAAGAGCGGGCCGCATTCTATCTGGATCGTAGCGAACGGCTCCCGGTTCAACTTCACGGCAAAGCGCTCTCCTATAACAATTTGCTCGATCTGGACGCGACATTACGGCTGCTTTCGCGCGCTCCGCTCGGGGCCCAGTTCGGCAGCGAACGAGCGCGCTTCGTTCGTGCGGGGGTCGTCAAGCACGCCGTTCCTTGCGGCGTCGCCCAGCGCTCCAATGTCGCACTTGCGATCCGCGAAGCACTCGACGCCGATCCCGTTTCCGCGTACGGCGGTATCGTTGCGACCGATGCGCCGATCGATCGGCAGGGGGCAGAAACGCTCTGTGAATTCTTTCTCGAGATCGTCGCCGCACCGGCTTTTCATGACGACGCGCTCGGGATGCTGCGGACGCGCAAGAACCTGCGGGTGATGCGTTTCGAGCCATCGCTGCCCGATGAGCTCGCGCACGAGCTTCGCTTACGCAGCGCGTTAGGCGGCGTGCTCGCCGAAAATGACGATCCCGGCGCCCCGCCGGAAGAATGGCGCGTCGTCAGCCGGCGGCAACCGCAGACGCAGGAATGGCACGATCTTGCTTTTGCTTGGGACGTCGTTCGTCACGTCAAGAGCAACGGGATCGTCATCGTGAACGGCGGTACCACGCGCGGGATTTGTGCCGGGCAGACCAATCGCGTCAGCGCCGTTCAAATTGCCTCGCAGCGAGCCGGCGCGCGGGCGCGAGGGGCGGCCTGTGCCAGCGACGGATTCTTTCCATTTCCCGACGGACTCGAAGCGGCCGTTGAGGGCGGGTGCACCGCAATCATCGCTCCCGGCGGCTCCATTCGCGACGCCGAAGTGATCGCCGCTGCGGATCGACGCAGCGCCGCCTTAGTTTTTTCCACCTACCGCTATTTTTTGCACTAA
- the smc gene encoding chromosome segregation protein SMC: MKLRRLGAFGFKTFADPTTLDFADGVTAIVGPNGSGKSNLVDAFRWVLGETSSKSLRGRGLEDVIFSGNESRKPLGLAEVSLIFDNADRQLPIDFSEVEITRRAYRVGESEYFINRTQVRLRDIVDLFTGSGLGPGSYAIVSQGQIDAILTSKPSERRALFEETAGIGKFLSRKQESMRRLERTEQNAIRINDLIAELERRAPELETQMRRARRYRRVVARVRDLEILGYLRASATRRAECEALREQIGKNEERRTATATRAVELGDEVARVRTQLYRSELLLEELRSKAQTERAELSQLEARYAAALARREALERQSTQTSQDADRVGQERVSLLAAIAALDAQLEPLGRDVEAAREREGVAVAALTGARANLETIFIQLREVEAEAAERAARRAERRVQAESLRAQAERLEIEERTARERAEGCEIAAGGANHRYSERRRELAAAEERVLDGRGRAEDATRAAALAQDEVARALTEHRDHSLEVKTAESRLHIIEELENSLEGHVPGTRAIVDAWHRGDLSGIEGIVSNLITTDERYARAMDVAFGARLSNVVTASSEGAERCVEFLNRKEAGRATFLPLDTLSNREGRRLDERLSDVPGIVGYAHGLVQTAPRFSGIVNFLVGNVLIVTTLEVGIELVRGRGLRDTIVTLGGEQITGGGAITGGRFTRERSILSRRFQAANLREALVGLRARLEETERALRDAHLRADAAIAARDEAREHLTYEESQLIGLRAEAAALAAEVDRTRTELASARTSLTELHERATRLRELEREYEGQKPLTELDDERRRALEANLATIRAEIATAESGLAATNARGSELRERAAALTAERDADKARLAMLDQNSERGGLAREEMLAQIIALVEETRATHARVEGLRHGIARLDTELEAARAQREELAARQARLESELRGAEQEERETLSGGESQRTRLAQVEAELGMLVSQFAQNPATNDECDEVASRLRDEPDSAVDELPRLRDELARLQANVNLNAETEREEVAERDRFLRAQMDDLTRARETLLESIREIEHETQAQFNDMLARVSEAFSVTYARLFAGGEAKMWQTQPENLSETGIEIAVRPPGKKGMPLAALSGGERAMTAAALIFALIATKPAPFYLLDEVDAALDDANIDRFCAMVREFAAESQMLIVTHNKKTMEMAERIYGITTRDAGVSAIVSAELTNQAEALLA, from the coding sequence GTGAAACTTCGCCGGCTCGGGGCCTTCGGATTCAAAACGTTTGCCGATCCGACGACGCTCGATTTCGCGGATGGCGTTACCGCCATCGTCGGCCCCAACGGATCGGGTAAATCGAACCTCGTCGACGCGTTTCGCTGGGTCCTGGGCGAGACATCGAGCAAGAGCCTACGGGGACGCGGCCTCGAGGATGTAATTTTCTCGGGTAACGAATCGCGCAAGCCCCTGGGTTTGGCCGAAGTCTCGCTGATCTTCGACAACGCGGATCGTCAGTTGCCGATCGATTTCTCGGAAGTTGAGATTACGCGCCGCGCCTACCGCGTCGGCGAAAGTGAGTATTTCATCAATCGCACTCAGGTGCGTTTGCGCGACATCGTCGATCTGTTCACGGGCAGTGGCTTGGGACCCGGCTCGTATGCCATTGTCTCGCAAGGACAGATAGACGCGATCCTGACGAGCAAGCCCTCCGAGCGCCGCGCGCTCTTCGAAGAGACCGCCGGTATTGGAAAGTTTTTGTCGCGTAAGCAAGAGTCGATGCGGCGGCTCGAGCGTACCGAACAAAACGCGATTCGCATCAACGACCTCATCGCCGAATTAGAGCGGCGTGCGCCCGAGCTCGAGACGCAAATGCGCCGTGCGCGCCGGTATCGGCGCGTCGTTGCCCGCGTGCGCGACTTGGAAATTCTCGGCTACCTGCGCGCGAGCGCCACGCGCCGCGCCGAATGCGAAGCTCTGCGAGAACAGATTGGCAAGAACGAGGAGCGCCGTACTGCGACGGCCACACGGGCAGTCGAGCTCGGAGACGAGGTAGCGCGCGTGCGCACGCAACTCTATCGCAGCGAGCTTCTCCTCGAAGAGCTTCGTTCGAAGGCGCAGACGGAGCGCGCTGAGCTCTCCCAGCTCGAGGCCCGCTACGCCGCGGCGCTGGCGCGCAGGGAAGCGCTCGAGCGACAATCGACCCAGACATCCCAAGACGCCGACCGCGTTGGCCAAGAACGGGTTTCGCTGCTCGCCGCAATTGCGGCGTTGGACGCGCAACTCGAGCCGCTCGGGCGCGACGTCGAGGCGGCGCGCGAGCGAGAGGGTGTTGCGGTAGCCGCACTTACCGGCGCACGCGCAAATCTCGAAACGATTTTCATTCAGTTGCGTGAGGTTGAGGCCGAAGCCGCGGAGCGTGCGGCACGCAGGGCTGAGCGCCGAGTTCAGGCCGAAAGCTTACGCGCGCAAGCCGAGCGCTTGGAGATCGAAGAACGTACCGCCCGCGAGCGCGCCGAAGGCTGCGAAATCGCGGCCGGCGGCGCAAATCACCGGTACAGCGAACGCCGACGCGAGCTTGCGGCCGCGGAAGAGCGGGTTCTCGACGGACGCGGTCGCGCCGAGGACGCGACACGCGCCGCCGCCCTCGCACAAGACGAGGTCGCGCGCGCGCTGACCGAACATCGCGACCATTCCCTCGAAGTCAAGACCGCCGAGTCGCGGCTGCATATCATCGAGGAACTCGAGAACTCGCTCGAGGGCCACGTTCCGGGCACGCGTGCAATCGTAGATGCCTGGCACCGAGGCGATCTCAGCGGCATCGAGGGCATCGTTTCCAATCTCATCACCACCGACGAGCGCTACGCGCGAGCGATGGACGTGGCATTCGGCGCGCGCTTGTCGAACGTTGTCACCGCCAGCTCTGAAGGCGCGGAACGTTGCGTGGAGTTCCTCAATCGCAAGGAAGCCGGCCGCGCGACATTCCTCCCGCTCGACACGCTCTCGAACCGTGAAGGCCGGCGGCTCGACGAACGTCTCTCGGACGTCCCCGGAATCGTCGGCTACGCCCACGGACTGGTGCAGACGGCGCCGCGTTTTTCGGGCATCGTGAACTTTCTCGTCGGCAATGTGCTGATCGTGACGACCTTGGAGGTGGGCATCGAGCTCGTTCGCGGACGCGGTTTGCGCGATACGATCGTCACCTTGGGCGGGGAACAGATCACCGGTGGAGGAGCAATTACCGGCGGACGCTTTACGCGTGAGCGCTCGATTCTCTCGCGGCGGTTCCAGGCGGCGAACTTGCGGGAAGCGCTCGTCGGGCTGCGTGCGAGGCTCGAAGAGACTGAGCGTGCATTGCGCGACGCTCATCTGCGAGCGGACGCAGCGATCGCAGCGCGTGATGAGGCGCGCGAGCATCTAACCTATGAAGAGTCGCAGCTGATCGGATTGCGCGCGGAAGCAGCGGCGCTCGCCGCCGAGGTCGACCGTACGCGAACCGAGTTGGCGAGCGCGCGGACGTCGCTTACCGAGCTTCACGAGCGCGCGACGCGACTGCGCGAGCTCGAACGCGAATACGAAGGCCAAAAACCGCTCACCGAACTCGATGACGAACGACGCCGTGCTCTTGAAGCGAACCTTGCGACGATACGTGCCGAAATCGCTACGGCCGAATCGGGATTGGCGGCGACGAATGCGCGCGGTTCCGAGCTTCGCGAACGAGCGGCTGCATTGACCGCCGAGCGCGATGCGGACAAAGCACGTCTTGCCATGCTCGATCAGAACAGCGAGCGAGGCGGTTTGGCTCGCGAAGAGATGCTGGCACAAATCATCGCGCTCGTCGAAGAGACGCGCGCGACGCATGCGCGCGTGGAGGGGCTTCGCCACGGCATCGCGAGGCTCGACACAGAACTCGAGGCGGCCCGCGCGCAACGCGAAGAGCTCGCCGCACGGCAAGCGCGGCTGGAATCGGAGTTGCGCGGCGCCGAACAGGAAGAACGCGAGACGTTGTCCGGTGGAGAGAGTCAGCGCACGCGACTCGCGCAAGTGGAGGCCGAATTGGGGATGCTGGTCTCGCAGTTTGCGCAAAATCCGGCGACCAACGACGAATGTGACGAGGTGGCCTCGCGCCTTCGCGACGAGCCCGATTCAGCCGTGGACGAGCTGCCGCGGTTACGCGACGAACTCGCTCGACTTCAGGCGAACGTCAACCTCAATGCGGAGACCGAGCGCGAGGAGGTAGCGGAGCGCGACCGCTTCTTACGCGCGCAGATGGACGATCTGACGCGAGCGCGTGAAACGCTGCTCGAGTCGATTCGCGAAATCGAGCATGAAACGCAAGCGCAGTTCAACGACATGCTTGCCCGTGTCTCGGAAGCGTTTTCGGTGACGTACGCGCGGCTCTTTGCCGGTGGCGAGGCCAAGATGTGGCAGACCCAGCCCGAGAACTTGTCGGAGACCGGAATCGAGATCGCGGTCCGACCGCCCGGCAAAAAGGGGATGCCATTAGCCGCACTTTCCGGCGGCGAGCGCGCAATGACTGCTGCGGCGCTGATCTTTGCGCTGATCGCCACCAAGCCCGCTCCCTTCTATCTGCTCGACGAAGTTGACGCCGCTCTCGACGATGCAAACATCGATCGCTTCTGCGCGATGGTGCGCGAATTCGCCGCCGAATCCCAGATGCTCATCGTTACGCATAACAAGAAGACGATGGAGATGGCCGAACGAATTTACGGCATCACGACTCGCGATGCCGGCGTGAGCGCAATCGTCTCCGCCGAGCTGACGAACCAAGCGGAGGCGCTGCTTGCCTAA
- the rnc gene encoding ribonuclease III, producing MSGERHRRRLRAVLRLAGVRRVDDLAIFERAFVHQSHAKEHGGGSNDRMEFLGDSVLGTVTAGWLFDRFPDETEGMLTLRKAAIVNDARLAQTARRLEFGDLTRLGAGMRAAGGADNTSVLADAFEAFVGALYLKFGLEKAAQFILNEHIEHLDHSSEALLDAKTRLQHYAQEHLAATPVYREASRGTPQRPAFKSRVSVNGKVLGRGDGLSKKAAQQAAAEEALLSLLTDSPNLRETIGG from the coding sequence ATGAGCGGAGAGAGGCATCGGCGGCGTCTGCGCGCCGTGCTTCGGCTTGCCGGAGTGCGGCGTGTCGATGACCTTGCGATCTTCGAACGGGCATTCGTCCATCAAAGTCACGCCAAGGAGCACGGCGGCGGGTCAAACGACCGGATGGAGTTTCTCGGCGATTCGGTGCTCGGCACGGTCACGGCCGGCTGGCTCTTCGATCGATTTCCCGACGAAACCGAAGGCATGCTGACGTTGCGTAAAGCGGCGATCGTTAACGACGCGCGGCTCGCGCAAACGGCACGCCGCCTCGAATTCGGCGACTTGACGCGTCTGGGCGCCGGGATGCGGGCGGCCGGCGGAGCCGACAATACCTCGGTACTCGCCGACGCGTTCGAGGCGTTCGTCGGCGCCCTCTACCTAAAATTCGGCCTCGAAAAGGCCGCCCAGTTCATCCTCAACGAGCATATCGAGCATCTCGACCACTCGTCCGAAGCGCTGCTCGACGCCAAGACGCGACTCCAGCATTACGCGCAAGAGCATCTCGCGGCGACGCCGGTCTATCGCGAGGCGAGCCGCGGCACTCCACAGCGCCCGGCCTTCAAGTCGCGGGTCAGCGTCAATGGAAAAGTCCTCGGTCGAGGTGACGGCTTATCGAAGAAGGCGGCACAGCAGGCGGCGGCCGAGGAAGCGCTGCTCTCGCTCTTGACGGATTCGCCGAATCTGCGCGAGACGATCGGCGGGTGA